GCTCGGGCGTGCTGACCTCGACCGTGTGGGCCGACGGCCTGATCGACTGCCCGCCGGGCCAGGCGATTGCACGCGGCGATACGGTGCGCTTCATTCCGTTCGCATTTTTACAGCATTGAGTTTTACGGATTCACATGAATATCAATCTGCGATTCTTTGCCAGCGTGCGTGAAGCGGTCGGCACGGCCGGCGAGACGGTTTCTCTGCCCGAAGGCGTGACGACGGTCGGCGCGGTGCGCGGCTTCCTGATCGCCCGCGGCGGCGCCTGGGCGGAAGCCCTCGGCCGCGAGCGCGCGCTGCGCATGGCCTTCAATCATGTGATGTGCGAGCCGGAGACGGCGATCCGCGAGGGTGGGGAAGTGGCGTTCTTTCCGCCGGTGACGGGGGGCTGAGGCAGGGTGGGCTTCCTGTGCCCACCCTGCATTCAGGCGAGTGTTTTCTCCGCCAGCGCCAGCAGCTTCGCGCAATTTTCGTTACGCGACCCGTAATCCTTCCACGCCGTGGCGCGCGCCACGTCCTGCCACTTGCGCAGGGAATCGCTGGTGAGGTCGACCGAGCGGCCGCCCTTGCCCTGGAACAGGGCCGCCACCGCCGCGTCGTCCATCTGCGCCGACCTGCGCGCGAAGGCTTCGAGTTCGGCGCCGACCGCCAGCAGGGTCGCCTGCTGGTCGCGCGGCAGGCGGTCGAAGGCGGTCTTCGAGATCAGCAGCGGCTCCAGCATGAACCAGTAGGCGCCGCCGCGTGCAGTGGTCACGTATTTCGAGACTTCATCCAGGCGGAAGGAAATCAGCGAGGAGGAGGAGGTCATGGCCGCATCCAGCGTGCCTTTCTCCAGCGCGCCGCGGATCTCGTTCGAGGGCATGTCGACCACGTTGGCGCCCGCTTCACGCAGGAGCATGTCCATCTCGTGCGAGCCGCCGCGCACCTTCAGGCCGGCCGCGTCCTCCGGATCGACGATCGGCTTGCCGCGCGAGGCGACCCCGCCGGCCTGCCAGATCCAGCTCAGGATCACGATGCCGCGGTCGGCCAGCATGCGCTTGAATTCCTGGCCGATCTCGGCGTCCTTCCAGGAGTAACCCTGCTCGTAAGAGGTGACCAGGCCCGGCAGCAGGCCGATGTTCACTTCCGGCAGGGTGGCGCCGGCATAGGTGAGCGGCACCAGCGACATGTCGAGCTGGCCCTTGGCCAGGGCCGGAATCTGCGCCTCGCTCTTCATGAGCGTGGAATGCGGATAGATCGAGAACTTGACGCGTCCTTTGGTGCGGCGTTCGGTCTCGGAGGCGAACATGCGGCACAGGCGGTCGCGGAAATCGCCTTCTGCAACGCTGCCGCCAGGGAATTGATGGGAGATCTTGAGATTCGTGGGCTGGGCCCATGCTGCCTGAAGCCAGAGCGGGCTGGTCGCGATCGCGCCCAGCAATGTCCTACGCGTCATTGCCGACATTTACATCCTCCAAGAATGTGAAACGGACTACCGGACTACGTCGTTTTATATTGTTGTGCGTATAAGAATATGCTCAGCAGCACGTAAGTCAAGAAAATTGTTGTGTGCCTGGTAAATAAAAAATGCTGCACCGCATAGTAAAAAAGTACGATGCGGCACGAGTATTACCCATGTGTTTGCAGGATTCGTTGAGCTGGCGCTGTAGAGCGCGTAAAGAGGGCGCCGCAAAAAGAAAACGCCGCGGCATGCTGCGCCGCGGCGTAGGTTTTGTCCTGCCAGGAAACGCTCAGCGCATCGGCAGCGGATAAGTCGCCGGACTGACGTTGCCGTCCTTGTCCACCGCCTGCACGCCGTACAGGACGTTATCCTTGGACATGTCGATGCGCGCGCTGGTCACGTTGCCGACGAAGCGCGAACCCTGCCACAGCGGCGAGGTCGTTTCGCGCCAGACGATGCGGTAGCCGGCCAGGTCGGGTTCGGCATTCGCCTTCCACACCAGGTCGGTGCCGTTGTCGAGGGCGGCGGTCCTGACCTTGACCTCCTGCGGCGCGGCCGGGGCCAGCGCCAGCGAGGCCAGCGAGGCGGCGTTCACGCGCGCCACCTGGGCGACATAGGCGGGGTCGACGAACTCCGGATAGTCGCCGATCTTCACGCCGTTCTCGGTGCGCAGGTCCTGGTGCTGGTGCTTGAAGTCCTCGTTCGGTTCGGTGAAGCGCACGGCCGCGTAGCCGGCGTCCAGGAAGGGGCTGTGGTCGCCGCCGCGCAGGTAGCGGTCGCGCCGGTAGATGATGTCGACCTTGAAGCCGGGCACGTAGCGCTCGCCGGTTTCCTTCACGTGGCGGGCCAGCTGGCGGGTGATCGAATCGTTCTCGCCGCCGGTGACCAGCAGGGTGCGCAGCTCGGGCGACGGAGCTTCCTTCAGCGGCGGCACGCCTTCGGCGAACAGGCGCACGTGGGAGTTGTCCAGCTTGCCGTGTTCATCGTGCGAGCTGCCGATGATGTCGTTGTTCAGCATGCCCGCGATATTCAGCTTGTTCGCCTTGGCCTTCCTGGCGAAGTCGCCCGAGCCGTACAGGCCCTGCTCCTCGGCGGCCACGGTCATGAAGACCAGGGTCGCGTCGAACTTGTGCTTCGCCATCACGCAGGCCAGCTCGATCACCGCCGCGGTGCCGGAGGCGTCGTCGTTGGCGCCGGGCGCGTCGGCGGTGGCGTTCATCACGTCGGTGACGCGCGAATCGTAATGGCCGCTGACCACGTACAGGCGGTCCTTCGAGGCCGCCTGCGTGCCCGGCAGGGTCGCGACCACGTTGACGATCTCGGTCGGGCGGTCGATGCGGCCGTCGACCGGGTGCATATGGCCGTCGAAGCGGACCTCGAGGCGGCCGGCGCCGCAGCGCTCCATCTCGGACTTGATCCAGCGCCGCGCGGCGCCGATGCCGCGCGTGTCGGAGCTGGTGTCCGACATCGTGTGGCGGGTGCCGAAGCTCACCAGTTTATTGACGTAGGCCTGGATGCGCTGGGGCGAGATCTCCTTGACGATGGCGTCGATCTCGGCCTGGCGGGACGGCAGCGGACGGTCGGCCACACTGTCGGCGGCTTGCGCCGCAGTTTGTACATATGCGGCGGCTGCGAGCAGCATCGCCACGGAGAGCTTGGTCAGACGAGGCATAAAACTCCTTGAGAAAACAAAAACGGCGCGGCCGCCATCTGGCCGCGCCGGAGAGCATATATCACTTCCAGCTGTAAGTCGCGCTTGCGTAGACGTAGCGGCCGCGCGGGTCGGCGTAGCTGACGTCATACCCGCCCAGGAAGTTCGAGGTCAGGTTGGTGTACGGCGGGTCGCGGTCGAACAGGTTCTTCACGCCCAGCGCCAGGCGGGTCGACTTGAAGCCGTTGTAGCCGAGCTGTAGGTCGTAGGTCTGGTAAGGGACGACCTTGCGCACGGGCGTGCCGGCCGGCGCGCGGTTGGCGGCGGCGTCGGTATAACCCTTCTGGTAGTTCTGCGACAGCGTGGTCTCGAAAGCCCCGGTGAGCCAGGTGGCGCTCGCGTTGTGCTTCCAGCGCAGTACCACGCCGCCGGCCGCGTTCTGGGCCTGGTCCAGCGAGCTGGTGTAGCTCAGGTCTGGTTGCTGCACGTCGTACTTGCCCAGATAGGTGCCGGAGATGCGGAAGTTGACGCGGTTGGCGGCGTCCAGGCGCAATGTGTAGCGGCCGTCGATGTCGACGCCCGCCACCTTGGTGCGGAACAGGTTGGCCGCGGTCTGCAGGATGCCGGTAATCGGGCCGACACCGCTGGCATTGCCGTCCGGGGCGCCGCGCAGGATGTACTGGGCGTATTGCGTGGCGCGCTGGGCATTGGCCAGGAAGTAGGTCGACGGCACGCCGCCGGGCACGATCGCATCCTTCAGCTGCAAGGTGAATGCGTCCAGGCTCAAGGACAGGTCGCGGGTCGGCTCGAACATGATGCCGGCCGTGTAGGAGACCGATTTCTCGGGCTTCAGGTTCGGGTTGCCGCCGGTGACGGTGGTGAACTGGAAATTGCAGTCGTTCGGCGCGCCGGTCTTGATGTCCGGGCAGCGGATCGGGTCGCGGGTGCCGTTGGCGGTGACGCTGGTGGCCTGCGGCGTGTACAGGTCGGTCAGCGAAGGGGCGCGGAAGCCGGTGCCGGCCGCCGCGCGCACCAGCCAGGCGCTGCTCGGCTGCCAGCGCAGCGAGGCCTTCGGATTGACGGTGGAGCCGACGCCCTGGTAGTGGTCGTAGCGCACGGCGACGTCGCCGTCCAGCGTCTTGACGATCGGGATGCTGGCTTCCGCATAGGCCGAGCCGACATTGCGCTGGCCGGCCACCGGGAAGGCGTTGCCGCCCAGGCCCGCGATGTCGCCGGTCTGGATCGCCACCGAGGGGTTGTACTCGAACTTCTCGCGGCGCAGCTCGGCGCCCACCGCCACCGCCAGCATGCCGGCCGGCAGCTGCAACAGTTCGCGCGAGGCCTTGGCGTCGACCGAGGTGGCCGAGGTCTTGGTGGCGTAGCTGGTGCCGCGGAACTCGGCGCCGCGCACCGCGTCGATCGCCGCCGCATCCTG
This window of the Massilia sp. WG5 genome carries:
- the dctP gene encoding TRAP transporter substrate-binding protein DctP, yielding MSAMTRRTLLGAIATSPLWLQAAWAQPTNLKISHQFPGGSVAEGDFRDRLCRMFASETERRTKGRVKFSIYPHSTLMKSEAQIPALAKGQLDMSLVPLTYAGATLPEVNIGLLPGLVTSYEQGYSWKDAEIGQEFKRMLADRGIVILSWIWQAGGVASRGKPIVDPEDAAGLKVRGGSHEMDMLLREAGANVVDMPSNEIRGALEKGTLDAAMTSSSSLISFRLDEVSKYVTTARGGAYWFMLEPLLISKTAFDRLPRDQQATLLAVGAELEAFARRSAQMDDAAVAALFQGKGGRSVDLTSDSLRKWQDVARATAWKDYGSRNENCAKLLALAEKTLA
- a CDS encoding M28 family peptidase, translating into MPRLTKLSVAMLLAAAAYVQTAAQAADSVADRPLPSRQAEIDAIVKEISPQRIQAYVNKLVSFGTRHTMSDTSSDTRGIGAARRWIKSEMERCGAGRLEVRFDGHMHPVDGRIDRPTEIVNVVATLPGTQAASKDRLYVVSGHYDSRVTDVMNATADAPGANDDASGTAAVIELACVMAKHKFDATLVFMTVAAEEQGLYGSGDFARKAKANKLNIAGMLNNDIIGSSHDEHGKLDNSHVRLFAEGVPPLKEAPSPELRTLLVTGGENDSITRQLARHVKETGERYVPGFKVDIIYRRDRYLRGGDHSPFLDAGYAAVRFTEPNEDFKHQHQDLRTENGVKIGDYPEFVDPAYVAQVARVNAASLASLALAPAAPQEVKVRTAALDNGTDLVWKANAEPDLAGYRIVWRETTSPLWQGSRFVGNVTSARIDMSKDNVLYGVQAVDKDGNVSPATYPLPMR
- the moaD gene encoding molybdopterin converting factor subunit 1; translated protein: MNINLRFFASVREAVGTAGETVSLPEGVTTVGAVRGFLIARGGAWAEALGRERALRMAFNHVMCEPETAIREGGEVAFFPPVTGG